The following coding sequences are from one Lolium rigidum isolate FL_2022 chromosome 6, APGP_CSIRO_Lrig_0.1, whole genome shotgun sequence window:
- the LOC124660372 gene encoding zinc finger CCCH domain-containing protein 15-like, producing MSDGGVSEPGAAPVCNFIRKPPKNIRKRPAASAGSDDEEGRDDDSGVIAATRSRKPPSTTSKLFFSSAVNSCEPRRFQFESSRTIQSSTDNRATATLETETAYDRDARAIRERQLKQAEASVKNDPTASGSSSGDVYKGINGYTDHKAGFRREHTVSGEKAAGAHGPLRAPAYIRNSTQIDYQPGICKDYKQTGYCGYGDACKFMHDRGDYKSGWQLEREFDEAAKVRK from the coding sequence ATGTCCGACGGCGGCGTCAGCGAGCCCGGCGCCGCGCCGGTGTGTAACTTTATCCGGAAGCCACCGAAGAATATTCGGAAGCGTCCCGCCGCGTCTGCCGGCTCCGATGACGAAGAAGGCCGCGACGACGATTCGGGCGTCATCGCGGCGACGCGCTCTAGGAAGCCGCCGTCTACTACCAGCAAGCTCTTCTTCTCATCCGCCGTCAACTCCTGCGAGCCCCGCCGGTTCCAGTTCGAGTCGTCCAGGACAATCCAGTCCTCCACCGACAACCGCGCCACCGCGACGCTCGAGACGGAGACGGCGTACGACCGCGACGCGCGCGCCATCCGCGAGCGACAGCTCAAGCAGGCCGAGGCGTCCGTCAAGAACGACCCCAccgcctccggctcctcctccggGGATGTCTACAAGGGGATCAACGGGTACACGGATCACAAGGCTGGATTCCGGCGGGAGCACACGGTGTCCGGAGAGAAGGCCGCTGGCGCGCACGGCCCGCTGCGGGCGCCGGCGTACATACGCAACTCCACGCAGATCGACTACCAGCCCGGCATCTGCAAGGACTACAAGCAGACGGGGTACTGTGGCTACGGCGATGCCTGCAAGTTCATGCACGACAGAGGTGACTACAAGTCTGGGTGGCAGCTCGAGAGGGAGTTTGACGAGGCCGCGAAAGTCCGCAAATGA
- the LOC124666032 gene encoding TLC domain-containing protein 5-like: MEDFVVSYVVTGLAFWSTAFLVMRALMPKRSYEFCNRAVSTMHAVAAVGMSCLSVADWSCPVCPLNAPPPSMKSLAVTLSYMIYDAACCHLNGDVRLDNTVHHLVSIVGIGAGLAYQRCGTEMMACMFITEISSPLLHLREMLKELGVKDTDLNLTVDILFAATFSVARMVGGPYLTYVTLTTDYPILIKAMAAGLQLVSAYWFLRILRMVRYKLGKKRPAAAPKVADN; encoded by the exons ATGGAAGACTTCGTCGTGAGCTACGTGGTGACCGGGCTGGCCTTCTGGTCGACGGCGTTCCTGGTGATGCGGGCGCTGATGCCGAAGCGGTCGTACGAGTTCTGCAACCGCGCCGTGTCCACCatgcacgccgtcgccgccgtcggcatGTCCTGCCTCTCCGTCGCGGACTGGTCCTGCCCCGTCTGCCCGCTCAACGCCCCTCCTCCCAGC ATGAAGTCGCTGGCGGTGACGCTGTCGTACATGATCTACGACGCGGCGTGCTGCCACCTCAACGGCGACGTGCGGCTCGACAACACCGTGCACCACCTCGTCAGCATCGTCGGCATCGGCGCAGGCCTCGCGTACCAGAGGTGCGGGACGGAGATGATGGCCTGCATGTTCATCACTGAGATCTCCAGCCCGCTGCTGCACCTCAGGGAGATGCTCAAGGAGCTCGGCGTCAAGGACACCGACCTCAACCTCACCGTCGAC ATTCTGTTTGCGGCGACCTTCTCGGTGGCACGGATGGTGGGAGGGCCGTACCTAACCTATGTCACCCTGACGACAGATTACCCGATCCTCATCAAG GCCATGGCGGCGGGCTTGCAACTGGTGAGCGCCTACTGGTTCCTCAGGATCCTACGGATGGTCAGGTACAAGCTCGGGAAGAAGCGACCTGCAGCGGCGCCCAAAGTCGCCGACAACTGA